The genomic stretch aggggagcaaaccagagcgtccaacgactcgattgggactgattggagggaagaaaaacacgcatcaacagtctgccagggaagggggaagacggcacagatcagagagctgtaccgtagatccGTAGATCCGTAGGAAGAAGGGGAGgccgaaggaaataaaaacttgATTATCGCCCACTGCCGGTCGATGTGCCCCGCGGAAATTGCGATCCACGAGGTAAGCGACGTCTCTGCCACAAGCCTCTGCCAGCGCCAGCAGCGCCTCGACCACGCCCCGCCCACTCACGATGACGCCGAGGAGGTGGAACGGCTGGAGCATTGGGCAACACGATGTTCAGCAATCGGTTCATCCTGCAGACGGTGTCAAAATTGGTAGAACCGCAGCCGGAATCGCCACTGGAACAGCAGCTGGAGGGCAATCGGAGCAAGGTGTGGGGTATGTCGGTGTCCCCTGAGATGTTCACTCTGCGATTGGAAAACGAGGCCATCGATACGATCATGTAATCCCTAATGACCGGCGGTGAGGATGTGCGCCAGCTGTGCTGGCCAGTTGTGCCTTGTGGAGGAGGAGAACGCCAAGACAGCGTGGAGTCTGAAGCCTGGGGCGCAGTCGGCGATGGCGTCAATAGCACCTTCCAGCGACTCATGCGCGATGATCAGGCTGACGAGTGAAGGCCGGAAGGAAAGAAAAGGATGAgaggaaataaattttaaagaaatgcgaaaacttacctagaaagttgcaaaatcaccatgggccagggaagggggcgcctcgataggcgatcgattggcactagatgaaagtgcgatcgatgggtacacgtcaaatggtaatatcggccaaaggtggaagtatcgcaacgagcaggtggcaacgccgcaccgtcgatatcgatatcgcacatcgatcacacacgaatggtgtgaccaggcggaggaagcaaatgaaaggagtagaacgcagcgatgagcagcgagctggggatcgatagcacacgagtatcgatgtcccagtggagtcaggaaagatatcggcgcgggagattcaaattgcaacgaggaggatgaccagcgctgtagaaactaaacggagttaaaagcgtcgtgggagcatcgagggagcaacgagggagcgccgcgggaatcacagggactcgaaggctaggataaacaagaaaacgccggagagtaggaacaagtttaaaatgtttcccgaagtaaggggggaatgtgaggagttgaataactccccacaaatagaaacagcagcagatggccggccgcttgccagatacgcggcgaattcgcgtagtaacggcgcggcgaggagagcgagagagtttggagaccaacgaaggagagcgagagagtttggagaccaatgaaggagagcgagagagtttggagaccgaggatggagatcgagagagagtggagacttcgcggccaaggcaagagtgccgtgtgcaaaagcgggtaacgggactccatcggactttggactctcccgtgaactttggaccgggagaggaagtgccacatctcggcggtggagcggcacacaggcgtgccacaagcatcacgggaatcagcgggatggcagcagtgggcggagcatcgattggaagcggtacgggaacgacaagtgggtcatccaggacgcacggactttggacccagagtggagagatccagcgggccgtgcgcaaaagggaaataacggttcccggaggccctatataaggccgcagagcgctggcagctggatcagtcgatcacaaggagtcaaaccgtcaagatcaatcagataccaaagggaacaatcaaacaacccgataatctacaagggagcaacagcaagtcgagtcgccagggaaacaacgccgtgggagcctacaaggagcaagattgctacgtcgagacgttcgggattgggataccaggaatctccgaattgagacgcaggtagctgagatccagagggcgtcacacggctaggtcaaggcggtcgtttaactttatccacaaagtcctggcgttacgcctggagagagtataaccagccagaagggagagcggtcgatcggtacggtctcgagtggaattgtccaggagagccctacagattggacttgcgaggtcccggagcggcgtgcccgaaccccaaatataacaagccagaagggagagcggtcgatcggtacggtctcgagtggaattgtccaggagagccctacagattcgacttgcgaggtcccggagcggcgtgcccgaaccccgagtaccaaaagccacgcggaaacgtccaggaccaaaagcaaaagggtgaggctagggtggaacgttcgtttacactaggcgtggaagcgaagtaaagcgtgaggcagcttcctggcgttaccgccttgactgtccgcgcgggctgagcagaaaccccagtgggaccatccgggacagagcaagggacaggcggcggtgtgtcgaaaggagcgatcctggagagcgcagcttctgttcaccctagtctgagaacggtgacgcttccctaagcccgtacggctgaccccctcgcgagtccgagtcgttaccagcagtcaccaagtcacgcgtgcgaagcgatcagcgagcgagcgtcttcagggagctgcgagtatcttcagggagctgcgaggatcttcagggagctgcgagtatcttcagagagctacaggactggagcaccgagtcttcaaaggcgagaggtcgtca from Drosophila subpulchrella strain 33 F10 #4 breed RU33 unplaced genomic scaffold, RU_Dsub_v1.1 Primary Assembly Seq420, whole genome shotgun sequence encodes the following:
- the LOC119562320 gene encoding uncharacterized protein LOC119562320, coding for MSRWKVLLTPSPTAPQASDSTLSWRSPPPQGTTGQHSWRTSSPPVIRDYMIVSMASFSNRRVNISGDTDIPHTLLRLPSSCCSSGDSGCGSTNFDTVCRMNRLLNIVLPNAPAVPPPRRHREWAGRGRGAAGAGRGLWQRRRLPRGSQFPRGTSTGSGR